One Falsarthrobacter nasiphocae DNA segment encodes these proteins:
- the cydC gene encoding thiol reductant ABC exporter subunit CydC gives MAAAAARSVGIIALAEALARGLGLVGRADMHTILLLAAAGAGLRGLAAWATPWLASRAAADVAATHRRRLLEARLERPHAQGDIADVSLAGRGMRDLTPYFSQFIPAAVNSAVVPIFLLARIAFADLPSAIAVAVTLPLVPVFMILIGKYTAHRTADLSQAIRTLTDSVAELARGLAVLVSLGQAGRQRRGLERVSGEYTRKVMQSLKVAFLSSLALELIATMSVALVAVIIGIRLLSGDITLYAGLVALIIAPECYTPLREVGAAYHAAEDGQHALKRARGVLSESGPASRAADARIGASGAASPGAAPAQAGARAEGAEAGPASGWRIRGDLYRGERLLAPRLDLSIPTTPGLTAVVGPSGRGKSSLLAILTGLEAGQHAEAPRLDGDGTGPESLSVPQAPAFTEDTVRAELALYVGAAASLVPVARPLGLESLLDAPTSTLSPGEQRRLALARALLAAARRPGVPLVLDEPTSQLDGDNAAAVTRLLAEAAQERRVVVATHDLALAALAGETITIGGPSGDGSDTAPDEAGPGAHRPAETPTAAAEAPAAGGEAAGDGSDAHPQAGQPDKASTGSRAVPIWRERKVLLGVFLGIVSAGCAAALTALSGWLIVRASQQPAIMYLSVAIVGVRAFGLFRAVARYGERLATHEGMLSASASLRLRLWDALATSPAHWRSISRRDGGTALLISSVDAVRDAVPRAIIPAAGAAFVSLGTLVVFAVLAPEMLWIPVASVLVGGLGASWLAARADRRATAIMAEHDDWLSRRLGVLYRAAPDLAGGGASARAVGAFADEDARFGRALRQAARSRGLGALVVVAAQAFAAAAVVVQGQPGGEGGVPLEATAALALLMVALIDPFIALLDAVPQARAWRENEARLRAALADADAPDTRRPREYSEPLAGLGARELVLAYPSGPAIGPITSFSTPGAWTLITGPSGSGKSTYLDALAGFKAPDAGQIVTPSGRHSAHAPDAWVPATALGTVTWCPQDAYVFDAPVDSNLRLAREDLTDAEIRDALSLVGLGDMDPSRPAGPGGSWLSGGERQRLSVARGLVRGADVFLLDEPTAHLDHDGAARLVADLGEALRGRTVIVVAHGDFAQLAPNLPMARHEVSH, from the coding sequence GTGGCGGCGGCCGCCGCCCGTTCCGTCGGCATCATCGCCCTGGCCGAGGCCCTCGCTCGCGGCCTGGGCCTCGTGGGCCGGGCGGACATGCACACGATTCTTCTCCTCGCGGCCGCCGGGGCCGGGCTGCGCGGGCTCGCGGCCTGGGCCACGCCGTGGCTCGCGTCCCGGGCGGCGGCCGACGTCGCGGCGACGCACCGTCGTCGTCTCCTTGAGGCCCGCCTTGAGAGGCCGCACGCTCAAGGTGACATCGCCGACGTCTCCCTCGCGGGGCGCGGCATGCGGGACCTGACGCCGTACTTCTCGCAGTTCATCCCGGCCGCCGTCAACTCGGCCGTGGTCCCGATCTTCCTCCTGGCGCGGATTGCCTTCGCGGACCTGCCGTCGGCCATCGCCGTGGCCGTGACGCTGCCGCTCGTGCCCGTGTTCATGATCCTCATCGGCAAGTACACGGCGCACCGCACCGCAGACCTCTCCCAGGCGATCCGCACGCTGACGGACTCGGTTGCGGAACTGGCGCGCGGCCTGGCGGTCCTCGTCTCCCTGGGGCAGGCGGGCCGGCAGCGCCGAGGGCTTGAGCGCGTCTCCGGCGAGTACACGCGCAAGGTCATGCAAAGCCTCAAGGTGGCCTTCCTGTCCTCCCTGGCCCTGGAGCTCATCGCGACGATGTCCGTGGCGCTCGTCGCCGTCATCATCGGCATCCGCCTGCTCAGCGGGGACATCACGCTCTACGCGGGGCTCGTCGCGCTCATCATCGCGCCGGAGTGCTACACGCCGCTGCGCGAGGTCGGCGCCGCCTATCACGCGGCCGAGGACGGGCAGCACGCGCTCAAGCGGGCGCGGGGCGTCCTCTCCGAGTCCGGCCCGGCGTCCCGCGCGGCTGATGCCAGGATCGGCGCGTCCGGCGCCGCTTCACCGGGCGCCGCTCCGGCCCAGGCTGGCGCACGTGCGGAAGGAGCTGAAGCCGGGCCCGCCTCGGGCTGGCGAATCCGCGGCGACCTCTACCGCGGTGAGCGGCTCCTCGCGCCTCGTCTTGACCTCTCCATTCCGACGACGCCGGGCCTCACGGCGGTCGTGGGCCCCAGCGGGCGGGGGAAGTCCAGCCTGCTGGCGATCCTGACGGGCCTCGAGGCCGGTCAGCACGCCGAGGCCCCGCGACTCGACGGGGACGGCACCGGGCCCGAGAGCCTCTCCGTCCCGCAGGCCCCCGCCTTCACCGAGGACACCGTGCGCGCGGAGCTCGCGCTCTACGTCGGCGCCGCCGCGAGCCTTGTGCCTGTGGCCCGGCCGCTGGGGCTCGAGAGTCTCCTCGACGCCCCGACGTCCACGCTGAGCCCGGGGGAGCAGCGCCGCCTCGCGCTGGCCCGGGCCCTCCTCGCCGCGGCGCGCCGGCCGGGCGTGCCGCTCGTGCTCGACGAGCCCACGTCCCAGCTGGACGGGGACAACGCCGCCGCCGTGACCCGGCTTCTCGCGGAGGCCGCGCAGGAGCGGCGCGTCGTCGTCGCAACACACGATCTCGCGCTGGCAGCCCTCGCGGGCGAGACCATCACGATCGGCGGGCCGTCCGGTGACGGTAGCGACACCGCCCCCGACGAGGCGGGACCCGGTGCGCACCGGCCCGCCGAGACGCCTACTGCGGCCGCGGAGGCCCCCGCTGCCGGGGGAGAGGCGGCGGGCGACGGCTCGGACGCTCACCCCCAGGCCGGCCAGCCGGACAAGGCGTCGACGGGATCGCGCGCGGTGCCGATCTGGCGGGAGCGCAAGGTGCTCCTCGGCGTCTTCCTGGGGATCGTCTCCGCTGGGTGCGCCGCGGCGCTGACGGCACTGTCCGGGTGGCTGATCGTCCGGGCCTCGCAGCAGCCGGCCATCATGTACTTGTCCGTGGCCATCGTCGGCGTCCGCGCGTTCGGCCTGTTCCGCGCCGTGGCCCGGTACGGCGAGCGGCTCGCGACGCACGAGGGCATGCTCTCCGCCTCGGCGAGCCTGCGCCTGCGGCTGTGGGACGCGCTCGCGACGAGCCCCGCGCACTGGCGGTCCATCTCGCGGCGAGACGGCGGCACGGCCCTGCTCATCTCGTCCGTCGACGCGGTCCGTGACGCCGTGCCCCGTGCGATCATCCCCGCCGCGGGAGCGGCGTTCGTGTCCCTCGGGACCCTCGTCGTCTTCGCGGTCCTGGCCCCGGAGATGCTGTGGATCCCCGTCGCTTCCGTCCTCGTGGGCGGCCTCGGCGCGTCCTGGCTCGCGGCCCGCGCCGACCGGCGTGCCACTGCGATCATGGCCGAGCACGACGACTGGCTCTCCCGCCGCCTCGGCGTCCTCTACCGAGCGGCGCCGGACCTCGCGGGGGGCGGCGCCTCCGCCCGCGCGGTGGGTGCCTTTGCCGACGAGGACGCCCGGTTCGGGCGCGCCCTCCGGCAGGCGGCGCGGTCCCGCGGACTCGGCGCCCTCGTCGTCGTGGCGGCGCAGGCCTTCGCGGCAGCGGCCGTCGTCGTCCAAGGCCAGCCCGGCGGCGAGGGTGGCGTGCCGCTCGAGGCGACCGCCGCTCTGGCCCTGCTCATGGTGGCGCTCATTGACCCGTTCATCGCCCTGCTGGACGCGGTGCCGCAGGCGCGCGCGTGGCGGGAGAACGAGGCTCGGCTCCGGGCAGCGCTCGCCGATGCTGACGCCCCTGACACGAGGCGGCCGCGCGAGTACAGCGAGCCGCTGGCGGGACTCGGTGCGCGGGAGCTGGTCCTCGCCTACCCGAGCGGGCCTGCGATCGGCCCGATCACGAGCTTCAGCACCCCCGGGGCCTGGACGCTCATCACGGGGCCGAGCGGCTCCGGCAAGTCCACGTATCTCGACGCGCTGGCTGGGTTCAAGGCGCCCGACGCCGGGCAGATCGTCACGCCCTCAGGCCGTCACTCCGCGCATGCGCCCGACGCGTGGGTTCCAGCCACCGCGCTGGGCACCGTGACGTGGTGCCCCCAGGACGCGTACGTGTTCGACGCGCCCGTCGACTCGAACCTCCGCCTGGCCCGCGAGGACCTCACGGACGCCGAGATTCGGGATGCGCTCAGCCTTGTCGGGCTCGGGGACATGGACCCCTCGCGGCCTGCCGGGCCGGGCGGTTCGTGGCTCTCCGGCGGCGAGCGGCAGCGCCTGTCAGTGGCCCGCGGGCTCGTGCGCGGCGCGGACGTCTTCCTCCTGGATGAGCCCACGGCCCATCTGGATCACGACGGCGCGGCGCGGCTCGTGGCTGACCTCGGCGAGGCGCTCCGGGGCCGCACGGTGATCGTCGTGGCCCACG
- the cydB gene encoding cytochrome d ubiquinol oxidase subunit II, which yields MLDTIWFILIAVLWIGYLFLEGFDLGIGILLRALGRTDKERRLMINTIGPVWDGNEVWLLTAGGATFAAFPKWYASLFSTLYLPLTLVLVALIFRAVAFEYRGKGVSETWRNFWDWALMLGSLVAAGGVGAMLALSTTGLPINANGDRAEGPIVGAILYGLLGAAAVIGFAVAQGLAFLSLKTEGEIRVRARAWLKKGILPLAAPAAVWAILLGIKTADVVGLLLVVVAAAALVFAFMMARAEQEMKTFLGLAGFLVAGVSSIFVSAYPVVLPSTIDPAFNLTVENASSSPYTLAVMTGVAAFGVPLVLAYQAWTYWVFRKRLHVDHLPELHDFPAQVLSGTASGKR from the coding sequence ATGTTGGACACCATCTGGTTCATTCTCATCGCGGTCCTCTGGATCGGCTACCTGTTCCTCGAGGGCTTCGACCTCGGGATCGGCATCCTGCTGCGCGCCCTCGGTCGCACGGACAAGGAGCGTCGCCTCATGATCAACACCATCGGCCCCGTGTGGGACGGCAACGAAGTCTGGCTGCTCACAGCGGGCGGCGCCACGTTCGCGGCCTTCCCCAAGTGGTACGCGTCCCTGTTCTCCACCCTCTACCTGCCGCTCACGCTCGTCCTCGTGGCGCTGATCTTCCGCGCCGTGGCCTTCGAGTACCGCGGCAAGGGCGTCTCCGAGACGTGGCGGAACTTCTGGGACTGGGCGCTCATGCTCGGCTCCCTTGTCGCGGCCGGCGGTGTCGGCGCCATGCTCGCGCTCTCGACGACGGGCCTGCCGATCAACGCGAACGGCGACCGCGCGGAAGGCCCCATCGTGGGCGCCATCCTCTACGGTCTCCTCGGCGCGGCGGCCGTCATCGGGTTCGCCGTGGCGCAGGGCCTGGCCTTCCTCTCTCTCAAGACCGAGGGCGAGATCCGGGTGCGTGCTCGCGCCTGGCTCAAGAAGGGCATCCTTCCCCTGGCGGCGCCCGCCGCCGTCTGGGCCATTCTCCTCGGCATCAAGACGGCGGACGTTGTCGGGCTGCTTCTCGTCGTTGTCGCGGCGGCCGCCCTCGTCTTCGCCTTCATGATGGCGCGGGCGGAGCAGGAGATGAAGACCTTCCTCGGCCTCGCAGGGTTCCTCGTGGCAGGCGTGTCGTCGATCTTCGTGTCCGCCTACCCGGTGGTCCTGCCCTCCACGATCGACCCGGCGTTCAACCTCACGGTCGAGAACGCGTCCTCGAGCCCCTACACGCTCGCGGTCATGACGGGCGTCGCGGCCTTCGGCGTCCCGCTTGTCCTCGCCTACCAGGCGTGGACGTACTGGGTCTTCCGCAAGCGCCTGCATGTGGATCACCTCCCTGAGCTCCACGACTTCCCGGCCCAGGTGCTCTCCGGCACCGCCTCGGGCAAGCGCTGA